The Sandaracinaceae bacterium genome has a window encoding:
- a CDS encoding ParB/RepB/Spo0J family partition protein: MAKRRLGRGLDGMLPTAPPKAAGGEAAAPAKKAQGFEANIEDVHPNREQPRTRFDDAKLDELAASIRHLGVLEPILVRERAGQPGYEIIAGERRWRAAQRAGLKRVPVFVRELGTDEAFEAALVENLQREDLNPIETAKAFQRLVDEHGHTQESVAQRVGKDRSTIANALRLLKLPPQVLDLLEDAQLSEGHGRALLGAPDVAAMKRLAAAAVKKGWSVRETERRVRAEARGEKPAEEKAASSKSANVKDLEQRLSRSLGAPVAVEDKKGKGKLVVNYSSYDELDRILAQILD; this comes from the coding sequence GTGGCGAAGCGGCGACTCGGACGTGGGCTCGACGGCATGCTCCCCACCGCGCCCCCCAAGGCGGCGGGGGGCGAGGCCGCGGCGCCGGCGAAGAAGGCGCAGGGCTTCGAGGCGAACATCGAGGACGTGCACCCCAACCGGGAGCAGCCCCGCACGCGCTTCGACGACGCCAAGCTGGACGAGCTGGCGGCCTCCATTCGCCACCTCGGTGTGCTCGAGCCCATCCTCGTGCGCGAGCGCGCGGGTCAGCCGGGCTACGAGATCATCGCGGGCGAGCGGCGCTGGCGCGCGGCGCAGCGGGCCGGCCTCAAGCGGGTGCCGGTCTTCGTGCGCGAGCTGGGGACCGACGAGGCGTTCGAGGCGGCGCTGGTCGAGAACCTCCAGCGCGAGGACCTCAACCCCATCGAGACCGCGAAGGCGTTCCAGCGCCTGGTCGACGAGCACGGCCACACGCAGGAGTCGGTCGCGCAGCGGGTCGGCAAGGACCGCTCGACCATCGCCAACGCGCTGCGGCTCTTGAAGCTGCCGCCGCAGGTGCTCGATCTGCTCGAGGACGCCCAGCTCAGCGAAGGCCACGGCCGCGCGCTCCTCGGCGCGCCGGACGTCGCGGCGATGAAGCGCCTCGCGGCGGCCGCGGTGAAGAAGGGCTGGAGCGTGCGCGAGACCGAGCGCCGCGTCCGGGCCGAGGCGCGCGGAGAGAAGCCGGCCGAGGAGAAGGCCGCCTCGAGCAAGAGCGCCAACGTCAAAGACCTCGAGCAGCGCCTGAGCCGCAGCCTCGGCGCCCCGGTGGCCGTCGAGGACAAGAAGGGCAAGGGCAAGCTCGTCGTCAACTACTCGAGCTACGACGAGCTCGACCGGATCCTGGCCCAGATCCTGGACTGA